Proteins from a single region of Streptomyces glaucescens:
- a CDS encoding trypsin-like serine protease: protein MAHRHTVIRHRAAVTVLGALVLAGLPSAAAGEPKPAGSASSAAQTLGADEPAPEVLSALQRDLGLTRSQAQDRLVNEAEAGTRAGRLRNALGERFAGAWLRGTVSAELTVATTSADGVPAIEAEGAKAVVVRNTLPRLRAVKAQLDRTAILADTRDTPLWYVDVPGNRVVLEATDRSAADAFVKAAGLRPDQVGIRVTTNRPRLFANLTGGDPFYIDGLARCSVGFSVTQGQQQGFVTAGHCGRPGARTTGYNQAAQGTFQASTFPGKDMAYVAVNADWTATADVRAAGGTTVRVGGSVEALVGASVCRSGSTTGWHCGTIQQHDTSVSYAEGRVDGLTQTTVCAEPGDSGGPYVAGVQAQGVTSGGSGDCTSGGTTFYQPVNPILSDFGLTLTTAASGQAAPAPQGTTTADTWATGRVYDTGATVTRAGVRYRCLQPHQAQGVWSPEATPALWQRV from the coding sequence ATGGCCCACAGACACACCGTCATCCGGCACCGGGCCGCAGTCACCGTGCTCGGCGCGCTGGTCCTCGCCGGGCTCCCGTCGGCCGCGGCGGGCGAGCCGAAGCCCGCCGGGTCCGCCTCGTCCGCGGCGCAGACCCTCGGCGCCGACGAGCCGGCGCCGGAAGTACTCAGCGCGCTCCAGCGCGACCTGGGGCTGACCCGGAGCCAGGCCCAGGACCGGCTGGTCAACGAGGCGGAGGCCGGCACACGCGCGGGCCGGCTCCGCAACGCCCTGGGCGAGCGCTTCGCCGGTGCCTGGCTGCGCGGCACGGTCTCCGCGGAACTGACCGTCGCGACCACCAGCGCCGACGGCGTGCCGGCCATCGAGGCCGAGGGCGCGAAGGCCGTGGTCGTCAGGAACACCCTGCCCCGGCTGCGCGCGGTGAAGGCGCAACTGGACAGGACGGCCATCCTCGCCGACACCCGCGACACCCCGCTGTGGTACGTCGACGTACCGGGCAACCGGGTCGTGCTGGAGGCCACGGACCGGTCGGCCGCGGACGCCTTCGTCAAGGCAGCCGGACTGAGGCCCGATCAGGTCGGCATCCGCGTGACGACGAACCGGCCGCGGCTGTTCGCGAACCTCACCGGCGGCGACCCCTTCTACATCGACGGCCTCGCCCGCTGCTCCGTAGGCTTCTCCGTCACCCAGGGGCAGCAGCAGGGCTTCGTCACGGCCGGCCACTGCGGCAGGCCGGGCGCCAGGACGACCGGGTACAACCAGGCCGCCCAGGGCACCTTCCAGGCCTCAACCTTCCCCGGCAAGGACATGGCGTACGTGGCCGTCAACGCCGACTGGACCGCGACCGCCGACGTCAGGGCGGCGGGCGGCACCACGGTGCGGGTCGGCGGGTCGGTCGAGGCACTCGTCGGCGCGTCGGTGTGCCGGTCCGGCTCGACCACCGGCTGGCACTGCGGGACCATCCAGCAGCACGACACCAGCGTCAGCTACGCCGAGGGCAGGGTCGACGGCCTGACCCAGACCACGGTGTGCGCGGAGCCCGGCGACTCCGGGGGCCCGTATGTCGCGGGCGTCCAGGCACAGGGGGTCACCTCGGGCGGCAGCGGTGACTGCACCAGCGGCGGGACCACCTTCTACCAGCCGGTGAACCCGATCCTGAGCGACTTCGGGCTCACCCTGACGACGGCGGCGTCCGGGCAGGCCGCGCCCGCCCCGCAGGGCACCACGACGGCGGACACCTGGGCCACGGGCCGGGTCTACGACACGGGTGCCACGGTGACGCGCGCCGGGGTGCGCTACCGGTGCCTCCAGCCGCACCAGGCGCAGGGCGTGTGGTCGCCGGAGGCGACCCCGGCGCTGTGGCAGCGGGTGTAG
- a CDS encoding amidinotransferase, whose translation MTLVRTLATDDPAEPLVSPVSSYNEWDPLEEVIVGRLEGARIPAGHPVVSCNLPPWAARVQGLAAGRRYPRLLVERAQCELDGFVALLESLGVTVRRPDAVDHGRRFGTPDWSSRGFCNTCPRDSLLVIGDEIIETPMAWPCRYFETHSYRAVLKDYFRRGARWTAAPRPQLTDDLFEGGFRVPGPDEPMRYILTEFEPVFDAADFVRAGRDLFVTRSNVTNRMGIEWLRRHLGPGYRIHEIESRCRTPMHIDTTFVPLAPGKVLVNPEYVDVDRLPGVLDSWDVLIAPEPTPIRDPLLKLTSMCGKWLSMNVLVIDGRRVIAERHHTEMLRALERWGFEPVPCDLLHYAPFGGSFHCATLDVRRRGTLESYVD comes from the coding sequence ATGACGCTCGTGCGGACCCTCGCGACGGACGACCCCGCGGAACCCCTGGTCTCTCCGGTCAGCTCGTACAACGAATGGGACCCGCTGGAGGAGGTCATCGTCGGGCGGCTGGAGGGGGCACGGATCCCCGCCGGCCACCCGGTGGTGAGCTGCAACCTGCCGCCGTGGGCCGCGCGCGTGCAGGGGCTCGCCGCCGGCCGGCGGTACCCGCGCCTGCTGGTCGAGCGGGCGCAGTGCGAACTCGACGGCTTCGTCGCCCTGCTGGAGTCGCTCGGCGTCACCGTCAGGCGGCCCGACGCGGTCGACCACGGGCGGCGCTTCGGTACCCCCGACTGGTCCTCGCGCGGGTTCTGCAACACCTGCCCGCGGGACAGCTTGCTGGTGATCGGCGACGAGATCATCGAGACCCCGATGGCGTGGCCGTGCCGGTACTTCGAGACCCACTCCTACCGCGCGGTCCTCAAGGACTACTTCCGGCGGGGCGCCCGCTGGACGGCGGCTCCCCGGCCCCAGCTCACCGATGACCTCTTCGAGGGGGGCTTCCGGGTCCCGGGCCCGGACGAGCCGATGCGCTACATCCTCACCGAGTTCGAGCCGGTCTTCGACGCGGCCGACTTCGTGCGCGCCGGGCGGGATCTCTTCGTCACCCGCAGCAATGTGACGAACCGGATGGGCATCGAATGGCTGCGCCGCCACCTGGGACCCGGGTACCGGATCCACGAGATCGAGAGCCGCTGCCGCACACCCATGCACATCGACACCACGTTCGTGCCGCTCGCGCCCGGCAAGGTCCTGGTCAATCCGGAGTACGTCGACGTCGACCGGCTGCCCGGCGTCCTGGACTCGTGGGACGTGCTGATCGCACCCGAGCCCACTCCTATCAGGGACCCGCTGCTCAAGCTCACCTCGATGTGCGGCAAGTGGCTGAGCATGAACGTGCTGGTGATCGACGGGCGGCGGGTGATCGCGGAGCGGCACCACACGGAGATGCTGCGCGCGCTGGAGCGTTGGGGCTTCGAACCCGTCCCGTGCGACCTGCTGCACTACGCCCCGTTCGGCGGTTCCTTCCACTGCGCGACGCTCGACGTCCGGCGCCGGGGGACGCTCGAGTCGTACGTCGACTGA
- a CDS encoding serine hydrolase domain-containing protein gives MSDRTTPWPGDPAGPDPAPPARPAAGPAPAAAPSDARLRRRLAAAVDAVDAPDAVFAVSRGGRRVVHCGGTAPPPPVPRDELRYEMGSASKTFTGLLLARLIRRGVLTGGEPAAACLDPGRPAGTDPVTLAHLVTHTSGLPALPRDFYVRGLPAWRTNPYARYPADRVTAAFLRCRPRHRPGTRWNYSNFGVAVLGHAVVAATGTAWEDLLAAHLLRPLGLPGTGLRPEDPKTEATGHTADGRTPVPPFDAGGFEAAGAVRATPHDLLTFLEAHLDPGATHSGGPEDLAAALRAVRTPVLRRGLGHRHVHTVAWFRHPVEGGPLYFHSGATLGQQAFLGFRPDTGTALAAVCTRRFRHRDPFVTTAYGLLAEP, from the coding sequence ATGAGCGACCGCACCACGCCCTGGCCGGGCGACCCCGCCGGGCCGGACCCCGCCCCGCCCGCGCGGCCGGCCGCCGGCCCGGCACCCGCCGCCGCGCCGTCCGACGCGCGACTGCGCCGGCGGCTGGCGGCGGCGGTCGACGCCGTCGACGCCCCCGACGCCGTCTTCGCCGTCTCCCGCGGGGGGCGCCGCGTCGTGCACTGCGGCGGCACCGCCCCACCCCCGCCCGTGCCCCGGGACGAGCTGCGCTACGAGATGGGGTCGGCCTCCAAGACGTTCACCGGACTGCTGCTCGCCCGGCTGATCCGGCGCGGTGTGCTGACCGGGGGCGAGCCGGCCGCCGCCTGCCTGGACCCGGGCCGCCCCGCCGGCACCGACCCGGTGACCCTCGCCCACCTCGTCACCCACACCTCGGGACTGCCCGCCCTCCCGCGCGACTTCTACGTCCGCGGCCTGCCCGCCTGGCGCACCAACCCCTACGCCCGCTACCCGGCCGACCGGGTGACCGCCGCGTTCCTGCGCTGCCGGCCGCGGCACCGGCCCGGCACCCGCTGGAACTACTCCAACTTCGGGGTCGCCGTGCTCGGGCACGCCGTCGTGGCGGCGACCGGCACCGCCTGGGAGGACCTGCTCGCCGCACACCTGCTGCGCCCGCTGGGCCTGCCCGGCACCGGCCTGCGGCCCGAGGACCCGAAGACCGAGGCCACCGGGCACACCGCGGACGGCCGTACACCCGTGCCCCCGTTCGACGCCGGCGGCTTCGAGGCGGCCGGCGCGGTCCGCGCCACCCCGCACGACCTGCTGACTTTCCTCGAAGCCCATCTGGACCCGGGCGCGACTCATTCGGGAGGCCCCGAGGACCTGGCCGCCGCGTTGCGGGCCGTGCGCACACCGGTGCTCCGCCGCGGGCTGGGACACCGGCACGTGCACACCGTGGCCTGGTTCCGGCACCCGGTCGAGGGCGGCCCCCTGTACTTCCACAGCGGGGCCACCCTCGGTCAGCAGGCGTTCCTCGGCTTCCGGCCCGACACCGGCACCGCCCTGGCCGCGGTGTGCACCCGGCGCTTCCGGCACCGCGACCCGTTCGTCACCACGGCCTACGGACTCCTCGCGGAGCCGTAG
- a CDS encoding WD40 repeat domain-containing serine/threonine protein kinase, with translation MTSDMRRQQPLEASDPQEAGPYRLQARLGQGATGRVYLGWSRSGRAAAVKIISPQLASDEGFRRRLTEETAAHRQATGPGLLETVAADLAADPPWLASPHVPGVSLAEAVREYGPLPPATVRVLGAGLAEALATLHETGLVHATLQPHKVLLAAKGPRLTPFAATRALDAADPSRTVSAADGRFLAPEQARGQHVGPESDVFSLAVLLALASTGRTPFRNGPGAEALRSIVEDAPDLDGVPEPLRGLLATALAKAPQQRISPERMLHQLTRAAPQREHWLPEALAARAAAAPDRPRWLRRRTLLLAMGGAGALAAAGAATALMLDGSDDPDDKSASGGRSGGEGVAGDAVLKPVHTLDLGRSDNGGHLSYSPDGKQLAVALTDRVMLWDADSRRKLTDLTDDNVLFTTGVAYSPGGLLALGYHRKFTLDNYALDLGGITVWDTGGSEPKRVARLELPTEDKVMLGMEAVALSRDGRLAASARSARDAIGKVQVWEVGSGRKVADLVIGKGRGNSTSAARCLAFSPDGTLLAAGWGTELQGGVTLFRTDGWAQAGELPLKDTDAFGVTSVAFTPDGRTLAGSFGGLALWDVPGRRLIARIGTAGDQNQTLAVSPDGSTVALGGGGEGYGGRVTLYDLRTRQRKITVPSGRSGTSDLAFHPDGRTLAGVVTTTKMLTAVQLWTVE, from the coding sequence ATGACGTCGGACATGCGGCGGCAACAGCCGTTGGAGGCGAGCGATCCGCAGGAGGCCGGGCCGTACCGGCTGCAGGCGCGCCTCGGGCAGGGCGCGACCGGACGGGTGTACCTGGGGTGGTCTCGCAGTGGCCGCGCCGCCGCCGTGAAGATCATCTCCCCGCAGCTCGCCTCGGACGAGGGTTTCCGACGGCGTCTCACCGAGGAAACGGCCGCGCACAGGCAGGCCACCGGCCCGGGGTTGCTGGAGACGGTGGCAGCCGACCTCGCCGCCGACCCGCCTTGGCTGGCCTCCCCTCACGTCCCCGGCGTCTCCCTCGCCGAGGCGGTGCGGGAGTACGGCCCGCTGCCACCCGCCACCGTGCGGGTGCTGGGCGCCGGGCTGGCCGAAGCGCTGGCCACGCTGCACGAGACGGGACTGGTCCACGCCACGCTCCAGCCGCACAAGGTGCTACTCGCCGCGAAGGGCCCACGGCTCACCCCGTTCGCCGCCACCCGAGCGCTCGACGCCGCCGACCCCTCCCGCACGGTGAGCGCCGCCGACGGCCGGTTCCTCGCCCCCGAGCAGGCCCGCGGGCAGCACGTCGGACCCGAGTCGGACGTCTTCTCGCTGGCCGTACTGCTGGCCCTCGCCTCGACCGGGCGCACACCGTTCCGGAACGGGCCGGGCGCGGAGGCGCTGCGGTCGATCGTCGAGGACGCACCGGACCTGGACGGCGTACCGGAGCCGCTGCGGGGGCTGCTCGCCACCGCACTCGCGAAGGCGCCGCAGCAGCGGATCAGCCCGGAGCGGATGCTCCACCAACTCACCCGGGCCGCACCGCAGAGAGAACACTGGCTGCCGGAGGCGCTCGCCGCCCGGGCAGCCGCGGCCCCGGACCGGCCTCGGTGGCTCAGGCGGCGGACCCTGCTGCTCGCCATGGGCGGTGCCGGCGCTCTCGCCGCCGCGGGCGCGGCGACCGCCCTGATGCTCGACGGCTCGGACGACCCCGACGACAAGTCCGCGTCCGGCGGACGGTCCGGTGGCGAAGGAGTCGCCGGTGACGCCGTGCTGAAACCGGTGCACACCCTCGACCTGGGACGGAGTGACAACGGCGGCCACCTCTCCTACAGCCCTGACGGCAAGCAGCTCGCCGTCGCCCTGACGGACCGGGTCATGCTCTGGGACGCGGACTCCCGCCGCAAGCTCACCGACCTGACCGACGACAACGTCCTCTTCACCACCGGCGTCGCCTACAGCCCGGGCGGGCTGCTCGCCCTCGGCTACCACCGCAAGTTCACCCTGGACAACTACGCCCTCGACCTCGGTGGCATCACCGTCTGGGACACCGGCGGCAGCGAGCCGAAGAGGGTCGCCCGGCTCGAGTTGCCCACCGAGGACAAAGTGATGCTAGGCATGGAGGCGGTGGCCCTCAGCCGCGACGGGCGGCTGGCGGCCAGCGCCCGCAGTGCGCGCGACGCCATCGGCAAGGTGCAGGTGTGGGAGGTGGGGAGCGGGAGAAAAGTGGCCGACCTGGTGATCGGGAAGGGCCGCGGCAACAGTACGAGTGCCGCCCGCTGCCTCGCCTTCAGCCCGGACGGCACGCTGCTCGCCGCGGGCTGGGGCACGGAACTGCAGGGCGGAGTGACGCTCTTCCGCACGGACGGCTGGGCTCAGGCAGGGGAGCTGCCGCTGAAGGACACGGATGCCTTCGGAGTGACCTCGGTCGCCTTCACCCCCGATGGCCGTACCCTCGCCGGGTCCTTCGGCGGGCTGGCGCTGTGGGACGTACCCGGGCGGAGGCTGATCGCCCGGATCGGGACGGCCGGCGACCAGAACCAGACCCTCGCGGTCAGCCCGGACGGCAGCACCGTGGCCCTGGGCGGTGGCGGCGAGGGGTACGGGGGCAGGGTCACGCTGTACGACCTGCGGACCCGGCAGCGGAAGATCACCGTGCCCTCCGGCCGCAGCGGCACCTCCGACCTGGCCTTCCACCCCGATGGACGAACACTCGCCGGGGTGGTGACCACGACCAAGATGCTCACCGCTGTGCAGCTGTGGACCGTGGAATGA
- a CDS encoding DUF6895 family protein: MTSTRLIHTVGVRAMEWLWAHRDQFRLELDVDPEVGFLERFKPVGELALICKVLLREGVAGSRQAELARRLIDHTWRDTLDGGHMLVRGQRVEPMSPIPFEVYLAYKELGYSQPELERATVLNQRLESWTSCEVTPTRRLGLSAFQRRFGLVPRPPEADLVDTTWLARTPEPWTVTARIAYDVTHTVFHLTDWGERVEKLPPRLAGYLATWLPVWLDDWLDLARWDLLGELLVVDACLPRPTFDERAWEGFAAAQQPDGAMPAVRSMPEGDPDEVFDVVYHPTLVAAFASVMATSRVLTELAHTPS; the protein is encoded by the coding sequence ATGACTTCCACCCGTCTCATCCACACCGTCGGCGTGCGCGCCATGGAATGGCTCTGGGCGCACCGCGACCAGTTCCGCCTGGAACTCGACGTCGACCCCGAGGTCGGGTTCCTGGAGCGGTTCAAGCCGGTCGGCGAGCTGGCCCTGATCTGCAAGGTGCTGCTGCGCGAGGGGGTCGCCGGGTCGCGGCAGGCCGAGCTGGCGCGCCGGCTGATCGACCACACCTGGCGCGACACCCTCGACGGCGGGCACATGCTGGTGCGCGGGCAGCGCGTCGAGCCGATGTCGCCCATCCCGTTCGAGGTGTACCTCGCCTACAAGGAACTCGGCTACAGCCAGCCCGAGCTGGAGCGCGCCACCGTCCTCAACCAGCGGCTGGAGAGCTGGACGTCCTGCGAGGTCACCCCGACCCGCCGCCTCGGCTTGTCCGCGTTCCAGCGCCGCTTCGGGCTCGTGCCGCGCCCGCCCGAGGCCGACCTGGTCGACACCACCTGGCTGGCCCGCACCCCGGAACCCTGGACGGTCACCGCGCGCATCGCCTACGACGTCACCCACACGGTGTTCCACCTCACCGACTGGGGCGAGCGCGTCGAGAAACTGCCGCCCCGGCTCGCCGGCTACCTCGCCACCTGGCTGCCGGTCTGGCTCGACGACTGGCTGGACCTGGCACGCTGGGACCTGCTGGGTGAGCTCCTGGTGGTCGACGCCTGCCTGCCCCGCCCCACCTTCGACGAGCGGGCCTGGGAGGGCTTCGCCGCCGCCCAGCAGCCCGACGGCGCCATGCCCGCCGTACGGTCCATGCCGGAGGGCGATCCGGACGAGGTGTTCGACGTCGTCTACCACCCGACGCTGGTCGCCGCCTTCGCCTCCGTCATGGCGACGTCCCGCGTCCTCACCGAACTGGCGCACACCCCTTCATGA
- a CDS encoding DUF6895 family protein, with protein sequence MTAVDVREIRETGSAALAWLSARRGDFALGDDALTAEGQVNSTWKPLGELAQVCSSVRLRTPPSDPLHDRAGELLDFAWRQTGHGEMFLSLQRLEPFATYPLEVYSVFAAAGLRHPGYEAAAATVARGRGWRLTEQEPTRRLGVLRAERRSGIQRPEDPAQVLRATWLGGLAEPWAFERSAGYSLTHVVFHLTDWGRDPDGVPPDLAGYLADWLPPWLDTCLDAGLWDLGCELLVVAASLPEPPDPALLRDSWTRIAAARYDSGALPEEEPERGADGTRGPEPDFLHCYHSTLMAVFAAAVTLARLTGDGGPDGHRSGTPLRRRGGQGAAR encoded by the coding sequence ATGACCGCCGTGGACGTACGGGAGATCCGCGAGACGGGGTCCGCCGCGCTCGCGTGGCTGTCCGCGCGCCGCGGCGACTTCGCCCTCGGCGACGACGCCCTCACCGCCGAGGGCCAGGTGAACTCCACCTGGAAACCACTCGGCGAACTCGCGCAGGTGTGCTCCTCCGTACGGCTGCGCACCCCGCCGTCGGACCCGCTGCACGACCGCGCCGGCGAACTGCTGGACTTCGCCTGGCGGCAGACCGGCCACGGGGAGATGTTCCTGAGCCTGCAGCGGCTGGAGCCGTTCGCCACCTACCCGCTGGAGGTGTACTCCGTCTTCGCCGCGGCCGGACTGCGCCACCCCGGATACGAGGCCGCCGCCGCCACGGTGGCCCGCGGCCGCGGCTGGCGGCTCACCGAGCAGGAGCCCACCCGCCGGCTCGGCGTGCTGCGCGCCGAGCGGCGCAGCGGCATCCAGCGGCCGGAGGACCCCGCGCAGGTACTGCGCGCCACCTGGCTGGGCGGCCTGGCCGAACCCTGGGCCTTCGAGCGCTCCGCGGGCTACTCGCTCACCCACGTGGTGTTCCACCTCACCGACTGGGGCCGCGACCCCGACGGCGTGCCGCCGGACCTGGCCGGCTACCTGGCCGACTGGCTGCCCCCCTGGCTCGACACCTGCCTGGACGCCGGTCTGTGGGACCTGGGCTGCGAGCTGCTGGTCGTCGCGGCCAGCCTCCCCGAACCGCCCGACCCCGCGCTGCTGCGCGACTCCTGGACCCGGATCGCGGCGGCCCGCTACGACTCGGGCGCGCTGCCCGAGGAGGAGCCCGAGCGCGGCGCGGACGGCACCAGGGGCCCGGAGCCCGACTTCCTGCACTGCTACCACTCCACCCTGATGGCCGTCTTCGCGGCGGCCGTGACCCTGGCGCGCCTCACCGGAGACGGCGGGCCCGACGGTCACCGGTCCGGCACCCCCCTCCGCCGGCGGGGCGGACAAGGAGCGGCCCGATGA
- a CDS encoding alkaline phosphatase D family protein produces MAPTGRGTGLPELPSARVDAVWRAAAPHLARRRFFTIAAAATALAFGTGLPARGAMAAPRLDARRITENPFTLGVASGDPLPDAVVLWTRLAPAPYEPDGGLGQEQVDVNWEVALDELFVVVVSSGVALAHPEYAHSVHVDVQGLSPDTTYYYRFSVGTWVSPEGRTRTAPADGSSVSSLRLAAVACQAYHDGYYTAYRHLAQEDVDLVFHLGDYLYEYPVNSAGGERGYAAGTLPDAFDRETMTLTDYRMRYALYRSDADLQAAHATHPFVVAWDDHETENNYAGAIPENDVPPEEFLVRRAAAYRAYWENQPLRAAQLPQGPDARLYRRLHWGDLSQFDVLDTRQYRSDQAYGDRPHVPGPESDDPARTLTGDAQERWLIEGWQASNAVWNLMPQQVLFCQRNFDVTDPPKVSMDAWDGYRASRDRVVAGAKAAGLTNWIVLTGDVHVGYALDIKDDFDDPASANLGTELACTSITSGKDGADKPVNWEAHLRANPHMKFYNGRRGYLRMELDREAARSDFRTVSAVTTPGAPVTTAASFVTEAGAPGLKPA; encoded by the coding sequence ATGGCGCCCACCGGCCGTGGCACGGGCCTGCCCGAGCTGCCTTCCGCCCGCGTCGACGCCGTGTGGCGCGCCGCGGCCCCGCACCTGGCCCGCCGCCGCTTCTTCACCATCGCCGCGGCGGCCACCGCGCTCGCCTTCGGCACCGGCCTGCCCGCCCGCGGCGCGATGGCCGCGCCCCGGCTCGATGCCCGCCGGATCACCGAGAACCCGTTCACGCTGGGCGTCGCCTCCGGCGATCCGCTGCCCGACGCGGTGGTCCTGTGGACACGGCTCGCCCCCGCGCCGTACGAACCGGACGGCGGACTGGGCCAGGAGCAGGTGGACGTGAACTGGGAGGTGGCCCTCGACGAGTTGTTCGTCGTCGTGGTGAGCAGCGGCGTCGCCCTGGCCCACCCGGAGTACGCGCACAGCGTGCACGTCGACGTCCAGGGTCTCAGCCCCGACACCACGTACTACTACCGGTTCAGCGTCGGCACCTGGGTCAGTCCCGAGGGCCGCACCCGTACCGCGCCCGCCGACGGCAGCAGCGTCTCGTCCCTGCGGCTCGCGGCCGTCGCCTGCCAGGCCTACCACGACGGCTACTACACCGCCTACCGGCACCTGGCCCAGGAGGACGTCGACCTGGTCTTCCACCTCGGGGACTACCTGTACGAGTACCCGGTGAACTCGGCCGGCGGCGAACGCGGGTACGCCGCGGGCACGCTGCCCGACGCCTTCGACCGGGAGACGATGACCCTCACGGACTACCGGATGCGGTACGCCCTGTACCGGAGCGACGCGGACCTCCAGGCGGCGCACGCCACGCACCCCTTCGTCGTCGCCTGGGACGACCACGAGACCGAGAACAACTACGCGGGCGCGATCCCGGAGAACGACGTGCCGCCGGAGGAGTTCCTGGTGCGCCGGGCCGCCGCCTACCGCGCCTACTGGGAGAACCAGCCGCTGCGCGCCGCCCAGCTCCCCCAGGGGCCGGACGCCCGGCTGTACCGCCGGCTGCACTGGGGCGACCTCTCCCAGTTCGACGTGCTCGACACCCGGCAGTACCGCTCCGACCAGGCCTACGGCGACCGCCCCCACGTCCCGGGCCCCGAGTCGGACGACCCGGCCCGCACCCTCACCGGCGACGCGCAGGAACGCTGGCTGATCGAGGGCTGGCAGGCCTCGAACGCGGTGTGGAACCTGATGCCGCAGCAGGTGCTCTTCTGCCAGCGCAACTTCGACGTCACCGATCCGCCGAAGGTGTCGATGGACGCCTGGGACGGCTACCGCGCCTCACGCGACCGGGTCGTCGCCGGCGCGAAGGCGGCCGGCCTCACCAACTGGATCGTCCTCACCGGCGACGTCCACGTGGGCTACGCCCTCGACATCAAGGACGACTTCGACGACCCGGCGTCCGCGAACCTCGGCACCGAACTCGCTTGCACCTCCATCACCAGCGGCAAGGACGGCGCGGACAAGCCGGTCAACTGGGAGGCGCACCTGCGGGCCAACCCGCACATGAAGTTCTACAACGGCAGACGCGGCTACCTCCGGATGGAGCTGGACCGGGAGGCGGCCCGGTCGGACTTCCGGACCGTCTCCGCCGTGACCACCCCCGGCGCGCCCGTCACGACGGCGGCGTCCTTCGTCACCGAGGCGGGTGCTCCCGGCCTGAAACCGGCGTGA
- a CDS encoding ABC transporter substrate-binding protein — protein sequence MTARRIRGAAVTAAIAVSVAACSAPGGTAGDGEAAESVVIGVASEPDTLSPLLGYGKDGNSKIFDGLLARDAGLRLKPALAAALPKVTDGGRTYTFTLREGVKFSDGEPLTAADVVYTYRTVLDGRTNNTAKSELDAVRSVRADGDDTVVFTLKYPYAPFAARTVLPVVPEHIAAKQDPNTGSLNTEPVGTGPYVLTQWRKGEKLTFKANPHYWGPEPEVKTFTMAVIADDDVRATRLRSGDLDGAVLPPNLAATFEGNDGKRTYEAKSYDFRAVTLPTGHPVTGDRAIRQALDAAVDRQAMVDKILDGAGRPAYGPLPMDDPYFADGIQRAHDLAKARRILDRAGWKPGADGIRVHDGRRAAFTLLYPSGDKVRQDHALAYASDAKKAGIDVTVESATWEVIEPRMGKDAVLAGFGSVGDPDFGLYTLLHSSLAGDGFNNMARYRDPAVDKALDTGRRTQAPDEREAAYGTLQRALVDNPGYTFLTHIDHLYVLADRWDGLTTQLEPHEHGFASGPWWNIEDWQPKR from the coding sequence ATGACGGCCCGTCGCATACGAGGTGCCGCCGTCACGGCGGCGATAGCCGTCTCGGTCGCCGCCTGCTCGGCACCCGGCGGCACGGCCGGCGACGGCGAGGCGGCCGAGTCCGTGGTCATCGGCGTCGCCTCCGAGCCGGACACGCTCAGCCCGCTGCTCGGCTACGGCAAGGACGGCAACTCCAAGATCTTCGACGGGCTGCTGGCCCGCGACGCCGGCCTGAGGCTGAAGCCGGCCCTGGCCGCGGCGCTGCCGAAGGTCACCGACGGAGGCCGCACCTACACGTTCACCCTGCGCGAGGGCGTGAAGTTCAGCGACGGCGAGCCGCTCACCGCCGCCGACGTCGTCTACACCTACCGGACCGTCCTCGACGGCAGGACCAACAACACCGCCAAGAGCGAACTCGACGCCGTCAGAAGCGTCCGCGCGGACGGCGACGACACCGTCGTCTTCACCCTCAAGTACCCGTACGCGCCCTTCGCCGCCCGCACCGTGCTGCCCGTCGTCCCCGAGCACATCGCCGCGAAGCAGGACCCCAACACCGGCTCCCTCAACACCGAACCGGTCGGCACCGGACCGTACGTCCTCACGCAGTGGCGCAAGGGCGAGAAGCTCACCTTCAAGGCCAACCCGCACTACTGGGGTCCCGAACCCGAGGTGAAGACCTTCACCATGGCGGTCATCGCCGACGACGACGTCCGCGCCACCCGGCTGCGCTCCGGCGACCTCGACGGCGCCGTCCTGCCGCCCAACCTCGCCGCCACCTTCGAGGGCAACGACGGCAAGCGCACCTACGAGGCGAAGTCCTACGACTTCCGCGCCGTCACCCTCCCCACCGGCCACCCGGTCACCGGCGACCGCGCCATCCGGCAGGCACTCGACGCCGCGGTGGACCGCCAGGCCATGGTCGACAAGATCCTCGACGGCGCCGGCCGCCCCGCCTACGGGCCGCTGCCCATGGACGACCCCTACTTCGCCGACGGCATCCAGCGCGCCCACGACCTCGCCAAGGCCCGCCGGATCCTCGACCGGGCCGGCTGGAAGCCCGGCGCCGACGGCATCCGCGTCCACGACGGCCGCCGCGCCGCGTTCACCCTGCTCTACCCCTCCGGCGACAAGGTCCGCCAGGACCACGCCCTCGCCTACGCCTCCGACGCCAAGAAGGCCGGCATCGACGTGACCGTGGAGAGCGCCACCTGGGAGGTCATCGAGCCGCGCATGGGCAAGGACGCCGTCCTCGCCGGCTTCGGCAGCGTCGGCGACCCCGACTTCGGCCTCTACACCCTGCTGCACTCCTCCCTCGCCGGCGACGGCTTCAACAACATGGCCCGCTACCGCGACCCGGCCGTCGACAAGGCCCTCGACACCGGCCGCCGCACCCAGGCCCCGGACGAGCGCGAGGCCGCCTACGGCACGCTCCAGCGCGCCCTCGTCGACAACCCCGGCTACACCTTCCTCACCCACATCGACCACCTCTACGTGCTCGCCGACCGCTGGGACGGCCTCACCACCCAGCTCGAACCGCACGAGCACGGCTTCGCCAGCGGCCCCTGGTGGAACATCGAGGACTGGCAGCCCAAGCGATGA